A DNA window from Bradyrhizobium sp. CCBAU 53421 contains the following coding sequences:
- a CDS encoding LLM class flavin-dependent oxidoreductase translates to MKLGFFTMPIHPLEKDWRQSLREDREAFLLADELGFTEAYVGEHVTDKAENITSSIAFIAWLAAATRQIKLGTGTINMPNTHPASVAASVAMLDHMLDGRFILGISPGGLLSDAEVFGNLDADRNAMFLEAINQVLEIWARTPPYDLQGKYWNVSVKKTLIEDIGQGIVARPLQTPHPPIVVTAVAPFSKGVTEAAARGWDPISANFLMPAWVKSHWPKYVEGCERVNRVVDTANWRVAKSVFVAKDAATARAYATSPDSPYVYYYHQLFTKLKRSGRLELFKTRRDQPDSEVTLESICDRLIIYGTPESVADQLLMFQEEIGIFGTLLYAGKDWKDRELGRQSMILMAEKVLPQINAAAGSSA, encoded by the coding sequence ATGAAGCTCGGCTTCTTTACGATGCCGATCCATCCTCTCGAGAAGGATTGGCGGCAATCGCTCCGGGAGGATCGTGAAGCCTTCCTGCTCGCGGATGAGCTCGGGTTCACCGAGGCATATGTCGGCGAACATGTCACCGACAAAGCCGAGAACATCACCTCGAGTATCGCCTTCATTGCCTGGCTCGCGGCCGCAACCAGGCAGATCAAGCTTGGAACCGGTACCATCAACATGCCGAACACTCATCCGGCATCGGTCGCCGCTTCCGTCGCCATGCTCGATCACATGCTTGATGGCCGCTTCATTCTTGGAATTAGCCCGGGGGGATTGCTGTCTGACGCGGAAGTTTTCGGCAATCTCGATGCCGACCGCAATGCGATGTTCCTCGAGGCGATCAACCAGGTCCTCGAAATCTGGGCGCGGACGCCGCCGTATGATCTGCAAGGCAAATATTGGAATGTCTCGGTCAAGAAAACTCTGATCGAGGACATCGGCCAGGGAATCGTGGCTCGCCCCCTGCAGACCCCTCACCCACCGATCGTGGTGACCGCGGTTGCGCCATTCTCGAAGGGCGTCACGGAAGCCGCGGCGCGCGGCTGGGATCCGATCTCGGCGAACTTCCTGATGCCTGCCTGGGTGAAGAGCCACTGGCCCAAATATGTCGAGGGTTGCGAGCGTGTGAACCGGGTCGTCGACACCGCCAATTGGCGTGTCGCCAAGAGCGTGTTCGTGGCAAAAGACGCAGCAACGGCGAGGGCCTATGCCACGTCGCCTGACAGTCCCTACGTGTACTATTATCACCAGCTGTTCACGAAACTGAAACGCAGCGGCCGGCTCGAATTGTTCAAGACACGACGGGATCAACCGGACTCGGAGGTCACCCTCGAGTCGATCTGCGACAGGCTGATCATCTACGGCACACCCGAAAGCGTGGCCGACCAGCTGCTGATGTTCCAGGAAGAGATCGGCATCTTCGGAACCTTGCTCTATGCCGGTAAGGACTGGAAGGATCGCGAGCTTGGTCGTCAATCGATGATCCTGATGGCCGAGAAGGTCTTGCCACAGATCAACGCCGCCGCCGGATCATCCGCGTGA
- a CDS encoding xanthine dehydrogenase family protein subunit M, with protein sequence MKAAAFAYARATSVVNALELLAAHGDRAKVLSGGQSLMPAMNLRLLSPDVLVDIGGLAELRGIAVRGNLLVVGALTRHVDLLRSPEIALHAPLLRDAVAHVAHPAIRNRGTIGGSLAHADPASELPACVVALGATIVVRGPAGERRIAAPEFFKGIYETALSPDELLVAVEVPVAGNGASFFFQEYARRHGDYAVVGLAARAVVAAGRFSDLRLGFFAVGDRPLLAAAAGKLINASVTSALLAEAATALADELDPQEDQQASPAMRRYLAVVLLRRCVAALLARPELEAGVTR encoded by the coding sequence ATGAAAGCCGCGGCTTTCGCCTACGCCCGCGCGACCAGCGTCGTGAATGCGCTGGAGCTGCTTGCTGCGCATGGTGACAGGGCGAAGGTTCTGTCGGGTGGCCAGAGCCTGATGCCGGCGATGAACCTGCGGCTTTTGTCTCCCGACGTTCTGGTGGATATTGGCGGTCTTGCCGAGTTACGTGGCATCGCGGTGAGAGGAAACCTGCTGGTCGTTGGCGCGCTGACCAGGCATGTCGATTTGCTCAGATCGCCGGAGATTGCGCTGCACGCGCCGCTATTGCGCGATGCCGTTGCCCACGTTGCTCATCCCGCAATCCGCAATCGCGGGACGATTGGCGGCAGCCTCGCGCACGCCGATCCGGCATCGGAACTGCCGGCCTGTGTTGTCGCACTCGGTGCCACGATCGTTGTTCGTGGCCCGGCCGGTGAGCGCCGGATTGCTGCGCCGGAGTTTTTCAAGGGAATCTACGAGACGGCGCTGTCGCCGGACGAGTTACTGGTCGCGGTCGAGGTGCCGGTCGCAGGCAACGGCGCGTCATTCTTCTTTCAGGAGTATGCCCGGCGGCATGGTGACTATGCCGTCGTTGGTCTCGCCGCGCGTGCTGTTGTTGCCGCCGGCAGGTTCTCGGATCTTCGGCTCGGCTTCTTTGCCGTTGGCGACCGACCGCTGCTCGCAGCGGCCGCCGGGAAGCTGATCAACGCATCCGTGACATCTGCTTTGCTCGCGGAGGCGGCGACAGCGCTGGCTGATGAGCTCGATCCGCAGGAAGATCAGCAGGCGAGCCCGGCGATGCGACGATACCTCGCCGTAGTCTTGCTGCGGCGCTGCGTGGCTGCGTTACTGGCGCGGCCCGAACTGGAAGCAGGAGTGACCAGGTGA
- a CDS encoding (2Fe-2S)-binding protein: protein MSAPVPISLLVNGERIDAFVLPRLNLADFLRENLKLTGTHVGCEHGVCGACTVRIDGEIVRSCLMLAVQAEGTSVETVEGLSDSGEIADLQAAFRERNALQCGYCTPGMLMTAQDLLKHFPAPDRQAIREHLSGNYCRCTGYQAIVDAVEATAKRRAEQRV from the coding sequence GTGAGCGCTCCGGTGCCCATTTCACTTCTTGTCAACGGCGAGCGCATCGATGCCTTTGTCCTGCCGCGGCTCAACCTCGCCGATTTCCTCCGCGAAAATCTCAAGCTGACTGGAACCCATGTCGGTTGCGAGCACGGCGTTTGCGGTGCGTGTACCGTGCGGATCGATGGTGAGATCGTTCGCTCCTGCCTGATGCTGGCGGTCCAGGCGGAGGGGACGTCGGTCGAGACAGTCGAGGGGTTGTCCGACAGCGGCGAAATCGCCGACCTTCAGGCGGCATTTCGCGAACGTAACGCATTGCAGTGCGGTTACTGTACGCCTGGGATGCTGATGACGGCGCAAGACTTGCTGAAGCATTTTCCCGCGCCTGATCGCCAGGCGATCCGCGAGCACCTCTCCGGCAATTATTGCCGCTGCACTGGTTATCAGGCCATCGTGGATGCCGTGGAGGCAACGGCCAAGAGGCGCGCGGAGCAGCGTGTATGA
- a CDS encoding xanthine dehydrogenase family protein molybdopterin-binding subunit → MTETRAPAEALSVLDRPNSYIGKTVPRPNLDRLLQGRGQYVSDLELPRMAHVVFLRSPHAHARIVAIDAGPARRMSGVIAIVTGRELEAVITPWVGVLSHLKGLKSAPQHAIAVDRACWQGEAVAAIVATSRAAAEDAMEHVVVDYEELAAITDMCTALDPATPVIHASLGDNLAFERTLDAGDVDQALSDSEVVEAEFVFGRHTGVTLEPRAVVADWNAADARLTIYQGTQAPHMVQNIAALHLGLREAQVRVVCKDVGGSFGIKVHIYADEMATYALSKLLRRPIKFVADRVESFNTDIHARDHRCRGRIGVRPDGTITAFEIDDLTGIGPYSMYPRTSAIEANQVVNLVGGPYVTANYRARARVVFQNKNVMCQYRAVGHPIACSVTEGLVDLAAAKIGMDPVEIRRRNLIADNAYPCASPSGMKFEQLSHHATLTKLLQMMDYDALRAEQAALRARNVHRGIGIASFIEVTNPSAAFYGVGGARISSQDGVAVRLDAQGSVICQTSITEQGQGSESLTAQIVGSVLGVSMERVRVILGDTDNTPYGGGTWASRGAGIGGEAALQAAKALRQNILDVAAAILQSSPAGLDIVNNSIVNADDGTPRIELNELARIVYFRPDTLPPGIQPELMATRHFVPRQYPFAFTNGVQASWLEVDTETGFVKLLKHWVVEDCGTIINPQLVDEQIRGGVVQGLGAALFEKCIYDERGQLTNANMADYLVPMSGEMPDIEVGHVVSPTQESELGAKGAGEAGTAGAAAAVANAVNDALRPFGTIITEIPLTPQVILTALGRI, encoded by the coding sequence ATGACCGAGACCCGTGCCCCAGCAGAGGCACTTTCAGTGCTCGATCGCCCGAATTCCTATATCGGCAAGACGGTGCCGCGGCCGAACCTCGACAGGCTGCTGCAAGGGCGCGGACAATACGTCAGCGACCTGGAATTGCCCCGGATGGCGCACGTGGTCTTCCTGCGGTCGCCCCATGCCCACGCCAGAATCGTGGCGATCGACGCCGGCCCGGCGCGGCGCATGTCAGGCGTCATTGCCATCGTCACGGGTCGCGAGCTCGAGGCCGTCATCACGCCGTGGGTAGGTGTGCTTTCGCACCTGAAGGGATTGAAGTCGGCGCCGCAGCACGCGATCGCGGTCGACCGCGCCTGTTGGCAGGGTGAGGCAGTCGCGGCGATTGTCGCAACCAGCCGTGCGGCAGCTGAAGATGCCATGGAGCATGTCGTCGTCGACTACGAGGAACTCGCAGCGATCACGGACATGTGCACCGCACTCGATCCGGCAACGCCGGTCATTCACGCTTCGCTCGGTGACAATCTTGCCTTTGAACGGACGCTTGATGCCGGCGATGTCGACCAGGCATTGTCGGATTCCGAGGTCGTCGAGGCCGAATTTGTGTTCGGGCGCCACACCGGCGTGACGCTTGAACCGCGGGCGGTGGTTGCCGACTGGAATGCAGCCGACGCGCGGCTCACGATCTATCAGGGCACGCAGGCACCTCACATGGTGCAGAATATCGCGGCGCTGCATCTCGGGCTAAGGGAAGCGCAGGTCCGGGTGGTCTGCAAGGACGTCGGCGGCTCGTTCGGCATCAAGGTCCACATCTACGCCGACGAAATGGCGACCTATGCGCTGTCGAAGCTGCTGCGGCGGCCGATCAAATTCGTGGCCGACCGTGTCGAGAGCTTCAACACGGACATTCACGCCCGCGATCATCGATGCAGGGGCCGGATCGGTGTCCGGCCGGACGGCACCATCACGGCCTTCGAGATCGACGACCTGACGGGGATCGGTCCCTATTCGATGTATCCGCGCACTAGCGCCATCGAGGCCAATCAGGTAGTCAATCTGGTTGGCGGGCCATATGTCACGGCGAACTATCGAGCGCGAGCGCGGGTCGTCTTCCAGAACAAGAACGTGATGTGTCAGTACCGGGCGGTCGGGCACCCGATCGCCTGTTCCGTCACTGAAGGCCTGGTTGACCTTGCCGCGGCGAAGATCGGCATGGATCCCGTCGAAATCCGCCGCCGCAACCTGATCGCCGACAACGCATATCCCTGTGCATCGCCCTCGGGCATGAAGTTCGAGCAGCTTTCGCACCACGCCACGTTGACCAAGCTGCTTCAGATGATGGACTACGATGCATTGCGTGCGGAGCAAGCGGCTTTGCGCGCCAGAAACGTTCACCGCGGCATCGGAATCGCGAGCTTCATCGAGGTGACCAATCCCAGCGCCGCCTTCTACGGTGTCGGCGGCGCAAGAATTTCATCGCAGGACGGCGTTGCTGTTCGGCTCGACGCGCAAGGCTCGGTGATCTGCCAGACCAGCATCACGGAGCAGGGGCAGGGCTCGGAATCGCTGACTGCCCAGATCGTGGGCAGCGTGCTGGGCGTTTCGATGGAACGGGTCCGCGTCATCCTGGGCGACACCGACAATACGCCCTATGGCGGCGGCACTTGGGCCTCGCGCGGCGCCGGCATTGGCGGCGAAGCCGCGTTGCAGGCCGCCAAGGCTCTGCGCCAGAATATTCTGGATGTCGCCGCGGCCATCCTGCAATCGTCGCCGGCCGGGCTCGATATCGTCAACAACAGCATCGTCAATGCTGACGACGGTACGCCACGCATCGAGCTCAACGAGCTGGCGCGGATCGTCTATTTTCGTCCGGACACCCTCCCGCCAGGCATCCAGCCTGAATTGATGGCGACCCGACATTTCGTGCCGCGCCAGTATCCCTTTGCGTTCACCAATGGGGTTCAGGCCTCATGGCTCGAGGTCGATACCGAGACCGGGTTCGTGAAGCTGCTGAAGCATTGGGTGGTCGAGGACTGCGGCACCATCATCAACCCGCAACTGGTCGACGAGCAGATCCGGGGCGGGGTCGTGCAGGGCCTCGGTGCGGCGCTGTTCGAGAAATGCATCTATGACGAGCGCGGTCAGCTGACCAATGCCAACATGGCGGACTACCTCGTCCCGATGTCTGGCGAGATGCCCGATATCGAGGTTGGCCACGTCGTGTCTCCGACGCAGGAATCGGAGCTGGGTGCCAAAGGGGCAGGCGAGGCAGGGACAGCCGGCGCGGCAGCTGCGGTTGCCAACGCCGTTAACGACGCGCTACGGCCGTTCGGCACAATAATTACCGAGATTCCGCTCACGCCTCAGGTTATCCTGACGGCCTTGGGACGGATCTGA